taaagcagataccttaaagcaactgaggccaataggaaaaggggaacaggtactagagaaaaggttagatcaaaaagaattaacctagaaggtaacacccacgcacaggaaatcaatgtgagtcaatgccctatatatagctatccttatctcaaccagcaaaaacccttgttccttcctattattgcttatactctctctacaacaaaattagaaataagggcaaaatagtttctgctgggtattgggggagggagagggaggggcagagcaggtggtaagggagggggtggtggcagtggggagaaatgaaccaatccttgtatgcacatatgaataataaaagaaaaatgaaaaaaaaacccaaaaattcaaacaaaagggctgggtgaAGGGtgcatgtctcaagtggtggatggtttgcctagcatgcaagaggccctgagttcaacctccactgcaccaataaataaaaaaataaataaataaataaataatcagtgGGTGGAAGTTCCATGTGCAAAACTCCACAGAGTTTGTTCTGACTGTGGAGGTTAAATAAAAGCCTATTcaccatataaaaaaaaaaaacaaaatgtcatacCTGGAGAACTCTGACACGATGTCCCTTGATAACCCAACCCAGCACTCCAGGAAAAGATGTTTTCTCTCTAtgcttttttattcatattcatgATAGATCAAAAGTAACAGAATTTATGTCTAACATTAGTGCAAAATAATATTAAGGTattattgttaataataataaaagtgaaatatCATGTCCTCTGATGTTAcagtattatttttcaaatgggacacattatttttatcttcatagaAATATATGCCTGTATTCGGAGAAACATGAAATTcactctttttatttctgattttgaagAACCTATGTTCTGACAGATACACATGTGGCATCAAAAATAATCTGTTGAAAATTGAATAGATGCTTCCTTGGTGTCCAACAGTGGCTGTAATCATTGTGGCTTTACAACAGCCTGTAATTATCTGtctttggcttatttcatttcatgAATCTCCCACTGAACTAAAGACAAGATAAAATAATACTTCTTTGTGTGTGTTCCTTCGACACATGGGCCCTATACTTCCATTATATCATGTCTACATCAATCAGTCATTTAAAAACAGGCAGGGTTTTTCATGGTACAAAAGGAGAAAAGTGTacagatgacaggcacatgtaaATCTCATACCTAAGCTGAGACACATTTTAGATCTTCACATAATCCAGGCCTCAATAACATTTGAGGTTTTTATTCAACCCTGAGCCCACTATTTCCATTTGTTTGGgttcttttctaaaataatcatgatttttaaaaggtgCCATTTTCTGACTTCTCTTAGATGTTACACTTTTGTGTTGGCTGGGCGTTATTCTCCCTAATTCCATGAAGCTCTATGAGCACAGACAGGTGGAGATATTTGCACATATATTCTGCACAATTTGCTATGTTAATAACCAGTGACATGGGACAAAAATGTTGATTTTCTGGCTCCCATATCTCCTCACTCAGAAGgaatgtacaaatgtattattgTTCCCAATCAATTTGAAATTTCAAACTGCCAGGTTAAAGTGACAAGAAGTCAAAATAATAAGAGGATATACATGAtaatgaatgattttttaaagatagagtcTGCAGAATAGCCCAGACTCTATTCATTAAATGGAAATCTTCCTGGTTCAATGTCacgagtactaggattacaggcttgtgggATTATACCagctcttgatttttttaaagtgctaatTATAAGGATGAAAGAGTAAAATTGGTCATATATTGTGCATTTGAAATCAGATAACTATCTCCCACCAAAATTTTTGTAGAAATTTTCACTTATGTGTCATGCAGAaagataaaatttattatataaagTTTGTTGAAACaagaaacttaaaatttcaaaaattttctcTCTCAGTTAACATTGTTTATCATTTTAAGCATTTGGAATAGCTCTATGTTCTTCACAGGGAGACTTAAAACCACCACAAATGTAAACTCACATGGCATCAATAGATGCCATGATCTGCATTAGACAAATGAACTTAAGTAATGATTTTAGAGAATCTATTTAGTGAAACAGAAATcgataatgaaaaataagtattcATAGGAATATTTACTCCAATATTCATGATAATAGTTCCATTTATGGACAGCTGTTCAAAAGAATGCAATCATAGAGAGACGCCTGAAAATCCAAATGTTCAGATTTctaaaatatgttatatatgatgtaaatatcattaaatatttatatgttatataggtAGTGGCTTATTATTGACATCAACACTAGTTAATATTCCTTGGACATTTTTAAATGCCAGAAAGTATTCAAAGTCTATGGTTTTCAATTCCAGTTAAAAGTGAACGCAAAAACTTCGAATGTGTATTCTCTTTATGTTACTGGGATTGATTTGAGGCCAGAATACTTGAATACTTAAGGTTATATATATTAATAAGTGAAACTGAGAATCACCATATATCATGGTAAAGCACTTCCTTACAATAATCATGTAAGGTAATTATTTATAACACCTTCTTTACAGTTGATGGGAATGACATTATTTCCTGGCATGTTTACATTATTTTCTGTACTCTTCACTATTGTAGATGTGCTTTTAGATGTGTTGGTGTGCTTTTAGATAGTAAGTGTGCTTGTAGATGAAGTAATTAACTTGGAAACCTAAATGAGAAAGTGCAAAGAATGGATTTGGCACAGAGATAAATATTGGAGGAAGAGATTTGAAATTCAAGTGTGAATACTTGTGAGCACATGAATTCAAAATACATAGAGTGAGTGGGTgggtattttatttgtttcacattctaacaattttcttttctttttcaaaagggTACTGagcaataaagaaacaaaaaatgtcacACTTGTCTCAGAATTCCATCTGAAGGAACTCTCAGAGGATCCAGATCTGCAGCCCCTTCTCTTTGGActgttcctgtccatgtacctggTCACAGTGCTTGGGAACCTGCTTATCATCCTGGCTGTCAGCTCTGACTTCcatctccacacccccatgtacttgtTCCTCTCCATCCTGTCCCTGGCTGATATCTGTTTCATCTCCACCACAGTCCCAAAGATGATTGTAAATATACAAACTCACAGCAGAGTCATCTCTTACGTGTGCTGCCTGACACAGATGTCTCTATTTATCATCTTTGCATGTATGAATAGTATGTTTctgactgtgatggcctatgacaggTTCATGGCCATCTGTCACCCTCTGCATTACTCTGTGATTATGAACCCTCGATTCTGTGTCTTCTTAGTTTTGGGGTCGTTTTCCCTCAGCCTGTTTGAATCCCAGTTGCATGATATAATTTTCTTACAACTTACATGCTTTAAAGATGTGGAGATTGGTAATTTCTTCGGGCATCCTTCTCAGCTCTTAAACCTCGTTTGTACTTATGGCTTTAGCAATAGCATAATCATGTATGTAATAGGTGTCATACTTGGTGTTTTTCCCATATCCGGGATCCTTCTCTCATACTATAGAATTATTTCTTCAATTCTGAAAATTCCATCATCAGGTGGGAGGTATAAAGCCTTCTCTACATGTGGATCTCACCTGTtagttgtttgcttattttatgggACAGGACTTGGAGAGTATTTTGGATCTGCTGTTTCCCATTCTTGCAGAAATAATTCAGTGGCTTCATTGATGTACACTGTGGTCACCCCTATGCTGAATCCATTTGTCTACAGCCTGAGGAGTAGGGACATTATTAGTGCTCTGAAGAAGCTTCAGAATAGAATAGTCTACCCTCAGGTTGTTTGGCATCCATTTAGAATGTAGGTATGATGGTCCCAATTCCAGTGGTTTCCATACTTGTGCCTGTACCTAATGTGCATTTTGAATTAGGAAGCTGCTGTTTATCTCTGTTCAAATCTATTGTAAAACCTGAGACTTTACTGAGAACCATTCAGTAAATGGATCTGAACTCATTGGTTGTGACTCAATAGAATGTTAGTGGAAATCTGTCAGTTTGGTAGGAGATGAAGGATACAGGATGGTGTGTCTGAAACACTGTGTCCTCCTCGTCAGTATAACCCTGTAGCTTTGGTAACCACGTTATTGGATCATAATATGGAGAACATAAGCTATGAGGATTTTAAAGTTTATGTTTTTACTTGTGGTGGGCACTAGAGATTTAATTATGATTGCTTTTCTCCCCACTGCTTCTACTTCCCTGAAAATCTCATCCAATCTTAGCCAATGTGGAAACAAGTAAGTCTCCCCTAAGCACAACAAGTGGTTTATGAAGGTAATGTTGAAGACAGGAATTGATAAGGAGTCCTAGGCTCTCAGCTATTtgctctatataaatatataaattattttcaattaacCTTCAGTAGTTAACCCTTGCTTATAAGTTcaacaatatatttatttttaaacatgaaatctaccccaggctcatgtgttaaattcTTTTCCCAAACTGTGCTAATATTTTGGGAGGTGTTTGAAACTTTGGTAAATAGGACCAATCCGAAGGAAGTGTCTTACTGGGGGTGTTGCTTTAAAGGTTAAATCTGAACCCtggttccttcccttttctctgtttcctgccTATCCTGAGGTAAGAAACTTCTTCACTGTGAACTGTCACTACTTATTTTCACAACTATAAATAAAAGAGTTTGTGTTTTGAAGAATACCAAAATATTGTCAGCAGACTAAAATAGGATACTATATCACTAAAAATCTAAGTATCGCTTGCCATTTATGTCACAAAATGTGTAGAGTTGATATAAATATAGTtgcatgtatcaaatatatcatagttgaagtcaCCCCTCCATTGTACTCCTTGATACTCTCCTCTAATCATTCCTTGAATGGATTCATCAGGTATCATtagtgatatattgtaagaaattttgtaaatgtcacaatgtgcccccacccagtatgacaatgaaagaatttaaaaattgaaaaaaaaatagtgcaatTAATACCATTGAAGTATctgctaaatattttaaaaattgcaagtttttaacatatattttagtAATTTAGATTTGCAAATAACACAGaaggaactttaaaaatatattgatgtgtttattttcagatcatataaatatttcacattttgctAAAATACATAGAAGTGAAGAAGGGATTATTACACAGGagattttcctggatgaggaaaatTGCAGAATCTACTGTGGACATTCATTTCCTCTTGTtattatgttaaaaataataagtcCTTAGAGGATGAGCTGGCTAAGACAAGTTTTCTTAATTAGAAGTTCTGCACATTGAAACACCAAGGTCATGTAATCCACAATTAGCCTATTCCTCCAGCCCTTCATTTGGATAGTCCCAGACAATTTGGACCATATATTTGTCTCTTTCCACCTTGCCTGCATCTAGAATTTTCTAAACGATCTATTTCTGTACACCAAGGGGACATGGGACTGAGCCTTCTTCATGCACTAATCATGGAAGGGTGCTCTGATCTGGACTCCTTGGTCATCACTCAGCAGAGAAGCAGTTTCACTTAGTAAGTGTTGAGAAATGTTAGATGTTGGAGGGGATATTGAAAGTTTTTTTCCTTATCCCAAGGACAAACCTGAAAAAACTTATCAAGGTAGGAGGATACTAACATGTATTTTCACTTATGAAAATTGTGAAGTATATATTCCCAGTTTTGGTGGGGTTAACAGTAAATCTTATGGAGAATTTCCTTTCTACTCTCACTGCTTCTAAAGTGTAGATACCACACTCATAGCAGCAGGTAATGTTTCTCTAAAATGGTGAGGAAGAAAGGCAGACAGTAAAAATCTCATCTTTATTTGTTTTACAGATCTTTTCCAGTTCCAGGGGCTTAGCAATGACTTTTCTGTACCTtgttttatttaagattttcatGTCCATTGAGTTAAAAGTACCCCATTATtattatctcacagagaaagaatgAGCACATTGCTCCTGTGTAACCTGCACTAAGTTGGTGGGAACAAATGAGGGAGGCCATGACGGCATAGCACTCTGATTATGGACACAGGACATCACCATATGGGAATATTGTCAGGTTTCCCCTTACAACACACCCCGATATTGTACTTTCTTCTTATCCAAGGAAAAGACACTTATTTTGGAGATTCGTTTTATATGGAAAGACAAAGCATTATATGCCACTAGCTATTTTCTATAGGAAGAACAGTCAAGCATCAAAGGCAAAGATAGCAGAGTGTGCACATCATAGTTCAGAACAGGATATTATTGGAACTACTCCaggatattcttttttattatcatattattgcagTCCTAGGAGAACATTGTgaatttacaaaagtgtttaaatATATCTCAGCTAAATTCACCCTCTCATCATTCTCCTCAATCCCCATTGACACCTTCCAAGAACAGTTTAAACaggcttcatttttttcattttcatacatgaggatatattatttccaccattttcacactacttccctgtcattgtattctcccccttcccctggtACCAACCTCctgacaggacctattttaccctcctgcttttcatttctgaaaaaaagcTTTTTTTATGTGATTACGGTTGTTTTGGGAGTTTATGACATATCCATGTATTTATGATTAGTTTCCCACATCCTTCCCTACACTTGTATTAGTTCATAATCTCAAAAGTTCTGTTTCTTGTATCCTACTCAGGAAACTGGGTGGAGGTTGAAAATCTGCATCCAATATAACTGTGATTAAGATATCTGCTTGTTTATGTTGATtgcaaacaataaaaattaatgcaTTAGATGTAAagtctgaaaaaataatttattttctttggaacATGGTTTTTGTACATAGCCCAGGATGACCCcaattcacaatcttcctgcctgagcctcccaagtgctggaattactggTGTTCTCTACCACACCAGGatcttgaaatttaatttttaaccatAATGGCTCCACTTATTTCACTTATGTTAGGTTGTTAGTATCTTGGAGATTCATCATGGTTACCTGAGTTCATTTCCAGTTGAGATGGCTGCAGTCAGTACATTGCTAAAAGTATATGGGTGCTCCATATGGGGATAGTATAATGATGTTTATCTAAAACTgaccaaaataaaattcagacaTTATTTATAGTAGCAAGGTAAATTTCCATACCATCCAGTTATACTATTCAAGTTAAATGACTTGTGATgtgattttactgttttcttaattctttagcaagaaattttattttggtcttttttgttATTCTATGCATATATTTGGAAAGACATgctaatgttttttatttatgattatgCCTGTAGATATTTCTCATAATACCTGTAAAGGAGCTAGTAAAAAGTCAGAGGTAGTCtctatacaaggatgaatatataaattttaaaccttctgaaaccaccataagaaaggggactaagatagaaaaaaaaagagatgaaatgaaccaattggggttataatacacatatacatggaaatgtcacaagaaaactccttaTGTAACTAccttaaaaattcaatttttttcttttacaaataagaGAATATGAGGACAGAGCAGGTTGTGTCTGGAgattggtagcagtgggaggggaaacaaagtagggaaagggtgtgggatggTGAATGTTGTCCAAATACTGTGTACGcaagaatgtaaatggaaaaatgatacctgttggaacCATTCCAGCAAAGGAGGTGGGGGAAGCAGGAACATGGtaaagaaagtgaaattaaattatggtatatttgatacattgtaagaacatttgtaaatgccacaatgtactcccacccagcaccaccataaaaagttaaaaacaaaataccacagaacagcaacaacaacacaTTCTCTGTTAAAGGAAACATATGAACTTCCTTGGTTTTCAATTCTTGGCCATAAACAGTGTGGCTACACCTCATCTGGTGATTTACCACCCA
The sequence above is drawn from the Castor canadensis chromosome 14, mCasCan1.hap1v2, whole genome shotgun sequence genome and encodes:
- the LOC141416201 gene encoding olfactory receptor 7E24-like; translation: MLVWERKNLTRVLSNKETKNVTLVSEFHLKELSEDPDLQPLLFGLFLSMYLVTVLGNLLIILAVSSDFHLHTPMYLFLSILSLADICFISTTVPKMIVNIQTHSRVISYVCCLTQMSLFIIFACMNSMFLTVMAYDRFMAICHPLHYSVIMNPRFCVFLVLGSFSLSLFESQLHDIIFLQLTCFKDVEIGNFFGHPSQLLNLVCTYGFSNSIIMYVIGVILGVFPISGILLSYYRIISSILKIPSSGGRYKAFSTCGSHLLVVCLFYGTGLGEYFGSAVSHSCRNNSVASLMYTVVTPMLNPFVYSLRSRDIISALKKLQNRIVYPQVVWHPFRM